The following are encoded in a window of Fibrobacter succinogenes genomic DNA:
- a CDS encoding ABC transporter substrate-binding protein: protein MIGLKSIARTALVLSATGALFGCGSSSQDELASGSLPRQETLYLSGQQNDAPGTFNPLAESWMTTWPVSGRFNLMYEPLLTYNSLTGEIESLLGTLVNKNNDSIVVDLNPAAKWSDGEKVTSRDVKFIYTMGSINTSEQISAIHVDTIKSEPAGAVERIAFLVNKKQRNNPLSVLDLMQAIRIVPAHVFEPLIEKLGSKDEVKKLPMDQNPVVSGPYALRSADPNKIILERRDDYWGNAALHNGQLPAPKYIVHPIYKNNEHNTIAMRSGNLDASQSYIPRINRKAGAGVHTWLNEPPYFLPGAMPMLIINTMKEPLNDKRFRRALATAIDYMALRKFAVSDYTDQIKPGLIMPTNLEGKYINDEDLVKYGVKLTITDEKERVETVKQMLSEAGYKSVWNSDGTLDHMENAKGEKIPTMYITSPNGWTDWEAMVTIAVEGMRKAGIDIREGFVDGGSYWPAMGLGNFDLIMHKPVADVTPSLPWSRFNEIMASRDWQPLGAWAGTNIGRYNQPGTEGFRPEVDKLLSAIPLMKNADSIATAYRELNKIFMEDQPSIPLVYLPEQFYEFSDRVWTNWPTAENPYAPAQLPWVASGTKTLWNLKLAK, encoded by the coding sequence ATGATTGGACTGAAATCGATTGCTAGAACGGCCTTGGTGCTTTCGGCAACTGGCGCACTTTTTGGGTGCGGTAGCTCATCGCAAGACGAGCTCGCCAGCGGTTCTTTGCCGCGTCAGGAAACGCTCTACTTGTCTGGGCAGCAGAATGATGCTCCTGGTACGTTCAACCCCCTTGCAGAAAGCTGGATGACGACGTGGCCTGTGAGCGGTCGTTTCAACTTGATGTATGAACCGCTTTTGACGTACAACTCCCTGACGGGTGAAATTGAATCCCTCCTCGGTACGCTCGTGAACAAGAACAACGATAGCATCGTTGTGGACTTGAACCCGGCCGCAAAGTGGAGCGATGGCGAAAAGGTTACTTCTCGTGACGTGAAGTTCATCTATACGATGGGTTCCATCAACACTAGCGAACAGATTTCTGCAATTCATGTCGACACGATTAAGTCCGAACCGGCAGGTGCGGTGGAACGCATTGCATTCCTCGTGAACAAGAAGCAGCGCAATAACCCGCTTTCCGTTTTGGACTTGATGCAGGCCATCCGTATCGTTCCTGCTCACGTGTTCGAACCGCTTATCGAAAAGCTCGGTTCCAAGGACGAAGTCAAGAAACTCCCGATGGACCAGAACCCGGTTGTTTCCGGCCCGTACGCTCTCCGCAGCGCCGACCCGAACAAGATTATTCTTGAACGCCGTGACGACTACTGGGGCAACGCCGCTCTCCACAATGGTCAGCTCCCTGCTCCGAAGTATATCGTTCACCCGATTTATAAGAACAACGAACATAACACGATCGCTATGCGTAGCGGCAACCTCGACGCTTCTCAGAGCTACATCCCGCGTATCAACCGCAAGGCTGGCGCTGGCGTACACACATGGCTCAATGAACCGCCTTACTTCTTGCCGGGTGCAATGCCGATGCTCATCATCAACACGATGAAGGAACCGCTTAACGACAAGCGCTTCCGCCGCGCTCTTGCAACCGCAATCGACTACATGGCTCTCCGCAAGTTCGCTGTGTCCGACTACACGGACCAGATCAAGCCGGGCCTCATCATGCCGACCAATCTCGAAGGCAAGTATATTAATGACGAAGACCTTGTTAAGTATGGTGTCAAGCTCACCATCACCGACGAAAAGGAACGCGTTGAAACTGTGAAGCAGATGCTTTCCGAAGCTGGCTACAAGTCTGTATGGAATAGCGATGGTACGCTCGACCACATGGAAAATGCCAAGGGCGAAAAGATTCCGACGATGTACATCACGAGCCCGAACGGCTGGACCGACTGGGAAGCTATGGTGACTATCGCTGTCGAAGGTATGCGCAAGGCTGGTATCGATATTCGTGAAGGCTTCGTGGACGGCGGTTCTTACTGGCCGGCTATGGGTCTTGGTAACTTCGACCTCATCATGCACAAGCCTGTTGCTGACGTGACTCCGTCTCTTCCGTGGAGCCGCTTCAACGAAATCATGGCAAGCCGCGACTGGCAGCCGCTTGGCGCTTGGGCTGGTACGAACATCGGTCGTTACAACCAACCGGGTACCGAAGGTTTCCGTCCGGAAGTGGACAAACTCCTTTCTGCAATTCCGCTCATGAAGAACGCCGATTCTATCGCAACCGCTTATCGCGAATTGAACAAGATCTTCATGGAAGACCAGCCGTCTATTCCGCTGGTTTACTTGCCGGAACAGTTCTATGAATTCAGCGACCGTGTCTGGACGAACTGGCCGACCGCTGAAAACCCGTACGCTCCTGCTCAGCTTCCGTGGGTGGCTTCGGGTACCAAGACCCTTTGGAATTTGAAGCTTGCTAAATAA
- a CDS encoding ABC transporter permease, whose protein sequence is MLKQYPMLRYVLQKAFWYLLTFVCAVALNFALPRLGDNNPVDIIMGQAGKGLSPTEAQKKKAELLVSFGMAEVDEQGNVIYEPETDANGNVVMQKVPKLDANGQPVVNVVKLFNDAGEPVMVERQKLDEAGNPVFVEKSSAAQKGKKGKKVVKKAKKVKKGKGAKAVAADKVPVMEKVQAERIDTVMVDQPVMKTDPKLASAVSQFFRYVGNVFHGDLGLSYQNNEPVTNVIKKSLPWTLAIQAPTILLGWIVGNLLGAFAAYKRGIFDKVFFPCAMFLNGVPFFVFGMLLVAFFSITLGWFPAMGAYSPDIPELTFSWSCFKSVSWYYVLPFFSVFPILLSGQATGMRSMSIYELGTDYMKYAKWLGLREGKIISYVFRNAMLPQLTGLAQSLGAMVGGALITEMIFSYPGLGMAMLNAIQKNDYATIQGCTLMISTCVLVANFAVDVLIAVFDPRVKAGLQMGGK, encoded by the coding sequence ATGCTTAAACAATATCCTATGCTACGTTATGTCCTGCAGAAGGCGTTCTGGTACTTGCTGACCTTCGTCTGTGCAGTGGCTCTCAACTTCGCGTTGCCGCGTCTCGGCGACAACAATCCGGTTGACATCATCATGGGTCAAGCCGGCAAGGGCCTTTCTCCGACTGAAGCTCAGAAGAAAAAGGCGGAACTCCTTGTGTCCTTTGGTATGGCCGAAGTTGACGAACAAGGTAATGTTATTTACGAACCGGAAACCGATGCTAACGGCAATGTCGTGATGCAGAAGGTTCCGAAGCTCGACGCCAACGGCCAGCCGGTCGTGAACGTTGTGAAGCTCTTCAACGATGCTGGCGAACCAGTAATGGTCGAACGCCAGAAGCTCGATGAAGCTGGCAATCCGGTCTTTGTCGAAAAGTCTTCTGCCGCTCAGAAAGGCAAGAAGGGCAAGAAAGTTGTTAAGAAGGCTAAGAAGGTGAAGAAGGGCAAGGGCGCAAAGGCTGTTGCTGCTGATAAAGTCCCTGTCATGGAAAAGGTTCAAGCCGAACGCATCGATACCGTCATGGTCGATCAGCCGGTTATGAAGACCGATCCGAAGCTTGCTTCTGCAGTTTCTCAGTTCTTCCGCTATGTGGGCAACGTATTCCACGGCGACCTTGGTCTTTCCTATCAGAACAACGAACCTGTGACAAACGTTATCAAGAAGTCCCTCCCGTGGACGCTCGCTATCCAGGCTCCGACGATTCTTCTCGGCTGGATCGTGGGTAACCTTCTCGGTGCTTTCGCTGCATACAAGCGCGGCATTTTCGACAAGGTATTCTTCCCGTGCGCCATGTTCTTAAACGGTGTGCCGTTCTTCGTGTTCGGTATGCTCTTGGTGGCATTCTTCTCCATCACGCTCGGCTGGTTCCCGGCTATGGGCGCTTACAGCCCGGACATTCCGGAACTCACGTTCAGCTGGTCTTGCTTCAAGAGCGTCAGCTGGTACTACGTGCTCCCGTTCTTCTCTGTGTTCCCGATTCTTCTTTCTGGTCAGGCAACGGGTATGCGTTCCATGTCTATTTACGAACTCGGTACAGACTACATGAAGTATGCTAAGTGGCTCGGCCTCCGTGAAGGCAAGATTATCAGCTACGTGTTCCGCAACGCTATGCTCCCGCAGCTCACTGGCCTTGCCCAGAGCCTCGGTGCCATGGTGGGTGGCGCTCTCATTACCGAAATGATCTTCTCTTATCCGGGTCTCGGTATGGCAATGCTCAATGCCATTCAGAAGAACGACTACGCAACGATCCAGGGTTGCACCTTGATGATTTCTACTTGCGTTCTCGTTGCAAACTTTGCAGTTGACGTTTTGATCGCTGTCTTTGACCCGCGTGTCAAGGCCGGTCTCCAGATGGGAGGTAAGTAA
- a CDS encoding ABC transporter permease — translation MGKLLRNLLKSPMFVIGVSIFVLTLLIAIFGPLFYNVDTHARDIVAGPYAGSSSAHWLGTDHLGRDYVSLLIAGLRSSLYVGFVAGIIATTIGVLIGLFGGFRGGWVDEVLNMLTNIFIVIPQFVILVLISSAVKDGRSLTLIGLIIGLTAWSWSARAVRAQASSLRSRDHIALARINGASTLTIVIKHVLPYLLSYVFMVFIMQVSSGILSEASISMIGLGPVDSTSLGIILNQAKDNGALSDSIWIAFIPATIVVTLTVFALYLINTSMEGVFNPRLRK, via the coding sequence ATGGGTAAGCTTTTAAGAAACCTTCTCAAGTCCCCGATGTTCGTGATTGGCGTGTCCATCTTCGTGCTCACGCTCCTCATCGCCATCTTTGGACCTTTGTTCTACAACGTTGATACTCACGCTCGTGACATCGTCGCTGGCCCGTATGCAGGTTCTAGCTCTGCTCACTGGCTCGGCACCGACCACCTCGGCCGTGACTATGTGTCTCTCTTGATTGCTGGTCTCCGCAGCTCTCTCTATGTGGGCTTTGTGGCTGGTATCATTGCTACGACGATCGGTGTGCTTATCGGTTTGTTCGGCGGTTTCCGCGGTGGCTGGGTTGACGAAGTGCTCAACATGCTCACCAACATCTTCATCGTGATTCCGCAGTTCGTGATTCTCGTTCTTATCAGCTCCGCTGTTAAGGATGGCCGTTCCCTCACCTTGATTGGTCTCATCATCGGTCTTACCGCTTGGAGCTGGTCTGCCCGTGCCGTTCGTGCCCAGGCTTCTTCTCTCCGTAGCCGCGACCACATCGCCCTTGCCCGCATCAACGGTGCATCGACTTTGACGATTGTGATCAAGCATGTGCTTCCGTACTTGCTCTCGTACGTGTTCATGGTGTTCATCATGCAGGTGTCTTCTGGTATTCTTTCCGAAGCCTCCATCTCCATGATCGGTCTTGGCCCTGTCGATTCCACCAGCCTTGGTATCATCTTGAACCAGGCTAAGGACAACGGTGCTCTCTCCGACTCCATCTGGATCGCATTCATCCCGGCAACGATCGTCGTTACCCTCACGGTGTTTGCTCTGTACTTGATTAACACTTCCATGGAAGGCGTCTTCAACCCGCGCCTGCGCAAGTAA